TTTCTTCATACTCATTTTTTATCTCCTCTTTCCTTTCGATTTTGTGCCTTGAGGATAATGCCGCTTTGTCAGGGGAAAATATCGGGCACGTAAAGAGAGTGTAAAATCGTCTGCGTCTCTTTCTCGAAAGCGGATGAAGTGAGGAGACAGTGAAAGGACAAAAGGCCGTCCGCGCCCGGGAAATTTTCCCGGCGCGGACGGCCTTTTTCGCGGAACGTTTTTTAGCGCGCGGCGCTTGTCTCTCGGCGAGCGTGATTTTTCGAAAGGTCACGCCGCGGCGAGCGACGTCATGCCGAGGGCGTAGAGGACGACGGTCAGCAGCGCCATGCCGAACAGCAAAATCTGCGGATACTTGCGCAGGAACGGCACGGCGAAGTAGAGTGCGGCGCTCAGTCCCGCAAAGGCCCAGAGCTCGCGGCGATGGAGCACGGGCAGCGCCACCGTCCACAGCGCCACGGCCAGCAGCCCCACCACGACGGGGCGCATGGCGACGCGGATGCGGTCGACCCAGAGGCGCGCCGTGCCGGAAGCGTTCTCGAAGATCCACACCAGCGCCATCACTACCAACAACGGCGCGACGACAACGGCCACTGTGCCGATGATGGAGCCGGCGAGCCCGGCGAAGCGGTATCCCAGGAGCGTGGCCGAATTGAGAATGATGGGGCCGGGCGTCATCTGCGCGAGCGCGACGGTCTCGCTGAACACGCCGGCTGTCAGCCAGGCCTTTTCGGTGACGAAAACTTCATAGAGGAACGGCAACGACGCCAGGCCGCCGCCGAAGGTGAGCAGACTGACCTTGGCGAAGATGAAAAACAGGGCGATCAGATCCGTCATGCCTTTTTCCCTTCCTTCTCGAGAAGCAGGTTGACGATCAGCGCCACGATCGTGCCGCCGATCAGTCCCCACACCGCGGAGACCTTGAAGATCAGCACCGCCGCGGCGACCAGCAGGCAGATCGCGGTGTCCTTGACGCTGACGAGAGCGTTTTTCTTGCCCAGCTTCCAGACGATGGCGCCGAGCACGACCACCAGGCCGGCCGTGGCGCCGCTGAAGAACGCGGAAATGTAGCCCGACCCCATGTGCGCCAGCAGCCAGCTGGAAAGCACAAGAAT
The nucleotide sequence above comes from Pyramidobacter porci. Encoded proteins:
- a CDS encoding chromate transporter; translation: MTDLIALFFIFAKVSLLTFGGGLASLPFLYEVFVTEKAWLTAGVFSETVALAQMTPGPIILNSATLLGYRFAGLAGSIIGTVAVVVAPLLVVMALVWIFENASGTARLWVDRIRVAMRPVVVGLLAVALWTVALPVLHRRELWAFAGLSAALYFAVPFLRKYPQILLFGMALLTVVLYALGMTSLAAA